In a genomic window of Demequina muriae:
- the trhA gene encoding PAQR family membrane homeostasis protein TrhA, with product MSENLPVPGKPLLRGWLHVGAAPIVLIAGLALVVFAPTLAGRASTAIFTLTAVMMFGTSAVYHRGDWSPRALAVLRRMDHANIFLIIAGTYTPLTVMLLEGNTRTLVLVLVWSGAIVGTLLRVFWLGAPRWAYVPLYLALGWVAVGFIGPFYSAGGATVVGLIIAGGVAYTAGAVIYGTKWPRGSTRYFGFHEIFHALTIAGFTCTYIAVALVIFTVSQ from the coding sequence ATGTCTGAAAACCTGCCCGTGCCGGGCAAACCGCTCCTGAGAGGGTGGCTGCATGTTGGGGCCGCTCCGATCGTGCTCATCGCAGGCCTGGCGCTCGTGGTGTTCGCTCCCACGCTCGCGGGACGCGCTTCGACCGCCATCTTCACGCTGACAGCCGTCATGATGTTCGGCACGTCGGCCGTGTACCACCGCGGCGACTGGTCGCCCCGCGCGCTGGCGGTGCTGCGACGCATGGACCACGCCAACATCTTCCTGATCATCGCGGGCACCTACACGCCGCTGACGGTGATGCTGCTCGAGGGAAACACCCGCACCTTGGTCCTGGTGCTCGTGTGGTCGGGAGCGATCGTGGGGACGCTGTTGCGCGTGTTCTGGCTGGGAGCACCCCGCTGGGCGTACGTGCCTCTCTACCTTGCGCTCGGCTGGGTGGCGGTGGGGTTCATCGGCCCGTTCTACTCTGCAGGCGGCGCGACCGTGGTCGGCCTGATCATCGCCGGCGGCGTCGCATACACGGCAGGCGCGGTGATCTACGGCACCAAGTGGCCGCGCGGGTCGACACGGTACTTCGGCTTCCACGAGATCTTCCACGCGCTCACGATCGCCGGTTTCACCTGCACCTACATCGCCGTAGCCCTGGTGATCTTCACCGTCTCGCAGTAG
- a CDS encoding DUF4307 domain-containing protein: MSTPMAETRDDDGGGARPRLSRGRWALVVVGLVVLTGITAWFAWGVSSQPARWQDVGFEVISPTEAEVTFDVFLYADEPVTCYVHAMNVQYAEVGVAEVAVDPADGDEQRFTLAVPTVEEANTALVRGCAPQ; encoded by the coding sequence ATGAGCACTCCCATGGCCGAGACCCGCGATGACGACGGCGGCGGCGCGCGCCCGCGGCTCTCACGGGGGCGATGGGCGCTCGTCGTCGTGGGCCTCGTGGTTCTCACTGGAATCACCGCCTGGTTCGCATGGGGCGTCTCCTCCCAGCCCGCACGCTGGCAGGACGTGGGATTCGAGGTGATCTCACCCACCGAGGCGGAGGTCACCTTCGACGTGTTCCTCTATGCCGACGAGCCGGTCACCTGCTACGTGCACGCGATGAACGTGCAGTACGCCGAGGTGGGCGTCGCCGAGGTCGCGGTGGATCCCGCCGACGGGGACGAGCAGCGCTTCACGCTCGCCGTCCCCACGGTCGAGGAGGCCAACACTGCACTCGTTCGCGGGTGCGCGCCCCAGTAG
- the greA gene encoding transcription elongation factor GreA, with protein sequence MTETTGTWLTQEAYDRLQTEYDHLVTEGRSAIAKEIDERRQEGDLKENGGYHAAREEQAKQEARIEQLRHILQTATVGESSTAAEVSSGTVVTAEVGGNEMKFLVGSREVAGGTDIQVFSAQSPLGESLMGLAPGDETTYQAPNGNEIAVKVIAVEPFSG encoded by the coding sequence GTGACTGAGACGACCGGCACCTGGCTCACCCAGGAGGCATACGACCGCCTGCAGACCGAGTACGACCACCTCGTGACCGAAGGCCGCTCGGCCATCGCCAAGGAGATCGACGAGCGCCGCCAAGAGGGCGACCTCAAGGAGAACGGCGGTTACCACGCGGCACGCGAAGAGCAGGCGAAGCAGGAGGCTCGCATCGAGCAGCTCCGCCACATCCTGCAGACCGCGACCGTCGGCGAGTCCTCCACCGCCGCCGAGGTCTCGTCCGGCACGGTCGTGACCGCCGAGGTCGGCGGGAACGAGATGAAGTTCCTCGTGGGCTCGCGAGAGGTCGCAGGCGGCACGGACATTCAGGTCTTCAGCGCGCAGTCGCCGCTGGGTGAGTCGCTGATGGGCCTGGCGCCCGGCGACGAGACCACGTACCAGGCCCCCAACGGCAACGAGATCGCCGTCAAGGTCATCGCCGTGGAGCCCTTCTCGGGCTAG
- the rlmC gene encoding 23S rRNA (uracil(747)-C(5))-methyltransferase RlmC yields the protein MPTFRGGSRHGTVLEDGSLFCEYYDSGRCGSCTIIETPYPQQLAHKQARVAALLEPLAPGLTWLPSVASRPTEFRTKAKMVVAGTIDAPTIGILDAQGEGQDLRECPLYPAGLAAAFPHLATFVTLARLEPYSVPHRRGELKHVLVTLAPNGDLMVRWVLRSTEALARIRKHLPWLMEQLPRLTVASVNVQAEHKAILEGDTETVLTDRETLTMTVNGVDLHLRPQSFFQTNTDVAASLYRQASTWIDEAAPASLWDLYCGVGGFALHGAAPGRPVTGVETSAQAVASARRTRDDRLAGGDSAMEQVSFVTDDAVAWAVRQADAAQAIVVNPPRRGLGEELSRWLDGSGASTVIYSSCNPDTLARDMAWMPSLTAREARLFDMFPHTTHGEAAVVLQRR from the coding sequence ATGCCCACGTTCCGTGGCGGATCCCGTCATGGGACGGTGCTCGAGGACGGATCGCTGTTCTGCGAGTACTACGACTCGGGGCGGTGCGGGTCGTGCACCATCATCGAGACTCCGTACCCGCAGCAGCTCGCCCACAAGCAGGCACGGGTCGCCGCATTGCTCGAGCCGCTGGCGCCGGGACTGACGTGGCTGCCGAGCGTCGCGAGCCGTCCGACGGAATTTCGCACCAAGGCGAAGATGGTCGTCGCGGGCACGATCGACGCCCCGACGATCGGCATCCTCGATGCGCAGGGCGAGGGTCAAGACCTTCGTGAGTGCCCGCTCTACCCAGCCGGGCTCGCCGCAGCCTTCCCGCACCTCGCGACCTTCGTGACGCTCGCTCGACTCGAGCCGTACTCAGTGCCGCATCGGCGCGGCGAGCTCAAGCATGTGCTCGTGACCCTTGCGCCGAATGGCGACCTGATGGTGCGTTGGGTGCTGCGCTCGACCGAGGCGCTGGCACGCATCCGCAAACACCTGCCGTGGCTCATGGAGCAGCTGCCGCGACTCACGGTGGCCTCGGTGAACGTGCAGGCAGAGCACAAGGCGATCCTCGAGGGCGACACGGAGACGGTGCTCACCGATCGGGAGACGCTCACGATGACCGTCAACGGGGTCGACCTCCACCTGCGCCCGCAGAGCTTCTTCCAGACCAACACCGACGTCGCCGCGTCGCTGTACCGGCAGGCCTCGACCTGGATCGACGAGGCAGCGCCTGCGAGTCTGTGGGACCTCTACTGCGGTGTGGGTGGCTTCGCCCTCCACGGCGCGGCTCCCGGCCGGCCGGTCACGGGGGTGGAGACCAGCGCACAGGCCGTGGCCTCGGCGCGGCGCACGCGGGACGACCGCCTCGCGGGCGGAGACTCGGCGATGGAACAGGTCTCGTTCGTGACCGACGATGCCGTCGCGTGGGCCGTGCGGCAGGCCGATGCGGCCCAGGCGATCGTGGTCAACCCCCCGAGGCGGGGCTTGGGTGAGGAACTCTCACGCTGGCTCGACGGGTCCGGCGCATCCACCGTGATTTACTCGAGCTGCAACCCTGACACGCTCGCGCGCGACATGGCATGGATGCCGTCGCTCACCGCGCGCGAGGCGCGCCTGTTCGACATGTTCCCGCACACGACCCACGGCGAGGCGGCAGTGGTGCTCCAGCGGCGCTGA
- a CDS encoding AI-2E family transporter: MPENPPEKRPKSSVLYTSEASVLDKVPLSLRVAGAWAWRIVVVGIILIAGIWAFTSLTALFVPLVIALIIAAPLERLVTLMEKIKFPRALGSLIAIVILILIVAGLGTVASAAFMSEYDDLRDATVEGFDTFVDWLVTGPISLDQTQVDEVVGNLQSFFEDNAQGLASGALSVGSAIGTVFAGIVIALVALFFFMRDGRQIWHWTAGLVPDEAVDRVEKAGLHSWITLRRYTQTTVFVAFIDAVGIGAAAWILGVPLALPIAILVFLFSFIPLIGATLSGVIAALVALVDGGWTTALLMLAAVLIVQQIEGNVLYPWLFGKAASIHPLAVLLTISAGTLTLGLIGAVIAVPVVATLYAFKRGLRRDADFSDDDRPPITSQIPVLAERSKDAVRRARGAISRTGELHVSRDAAADGAAPDSAAPRERGTSEVEPHSEQIPTRGSDSPER, encoded by the coding sequence ATGCCTGAGAACCCGCCCGAGAAGCGACCGAAGTCGAGCGTGCTCTACACGAGCGAGGCCTCGGTGCTGGACAAGGTGCCGCTGTCGCTGCGCGTCGCCGGCGCGTGGGCCTGGCGCATCGTCGTCGTCGGCATCATCCTCATCGCCGGCATCTGGGCGTTCACCAGCCTGACCGCGCTGTTCGTGCCGCTCGTGATCGCGCTCATCATCGCCGCGCCGCTCGAGCGCCTGGTCACCCTCATGGAGAAGATCAAGTTCCCGAGGGCGCTCGGCTCGCTGATCGCGATCGTGATCCTGATTCTGATCGTGGCGGGGCTGGGGACGGTCGCCTCCGCTGCGTTCATGTCCGAGTACGACGATCTCCGCGATGCCACGGTCGAGGGCTTCGACACGTTCGTCGACTGGCTCGTGACCGGGCCCATCAGCCTCGACCAGACCCAGGTCGACGAGGTCGTGGGCAACCTGCAGTCCTTCTTCGAGGACAACGCCCAGGGGCTCGCCTCGGGTGCCCTGTCCGTGGGCTCTGCGATCGGCACGGTGTTCGCCGGCATCGTGATCGCCCTGGTGGCGCTGTTCTTCTTCATGCGCGACGGACGCCAGATCTGGCACTGGACCGCGGGCCTGGTCCCCGATGAGGCCGTCGACCGTGTCGAGAAGGCTGGTCTGCACTCGTGGATCACGCTTCGCCGGTACACGCAGACCACCGTGTTCGTCGCGTTCATCGACGCGGTGGGGATCGGTGCTGCCGCGTGGATCCTGGGCGTGCCTCTCGCGCTTCCCATCGCGATTCTCGTGTTCCTGTTCTCGTTCATCCCGCTGATCGGTGCGACCCTCTCCGGCGTCATCGCCGCTCTGGTCGCGCTGGTCGATGGCGGGTGGACCACGGCGCTGCTGATGCTCGCCGCCGTGCTCATCGTCCAGCAGATCGAGGGCAACGTTCTCTACCCGTGGCTGTTCGGCAAGGCGGCCTCCATCCACCCGCTCGCGGTGCTGCTCACCATCTCGGCCGGCACGCTCACGCTTGGCCTCATCGGCGCGGTCATCGCCGTGCCTGTGGTCGCCACCCTCTACGCCTTCAAGCGCGGGCTGCGACGCGACGCCGACTTCTCCGACGATGACAGACCCCCCATCACCTCGCAGATCCCCGTCCTCGCGGAGCGTTCGAAGGACGCGGTCCGCCGTGCTCGTGGCGCGATCTCCCGCACCGGAGAGCTGCACGTGAGTCGCGATGCCGCCGCCGATGGTGCTGCGCCGGACAGCGCCGCCCCTCGCGAGCGGGGAACGTCAGAGGTCGAGCCTCACAGCGAGCAGATCCCCACGCGAGGGTCCGACTCGCCCGAGCGCTGA
- the msrA gene encoding peptide-methionine (S)-S-oxide reductase MsrA yields MITKDEALPGRDEPIEVTNRHVVLDTPLTGPWPEGHEVIYVAMGCFWGTERVFWQMPGVYSTAAGYMGGWTPNPTYDETCTARTGHAEAVQVVYDPTAVTLDELFAAFWENHDPTTLNRQGNDVGTQYRSAIFATTDAQLAAAEASRDRYAALLRDKGYGEVTTQIARDTQAGDGVFYYAEDYHQGYLHKNPGGYCNHGFCQVGYSPA; encoded by the coding sequence ATGATCACTAAGGACGAGGCGCTGCCCGGCCGCGACGAGCCCATCGAGGTGACGAACCGACACGTCGTGCTCGACACCCCGCTCACGGGTCCGTGGCCGGAGGGCCACGAGGTGATCTACGTCGCGATGGGTTGCTTCTGGGGCACCGAGCGCGTGTTCTGGCAGATGCCGGGCGTGTACTCGACTGCCGCGGGGTACATGGGAGGCTGGACGCCGAACCCCACGTACGACGAGACCTGCACGGCCCGCACCGGCCACGCCGAGGCGGTGCAAGTGGTCTACGACCCGACCGCCGTCACCCTCGACGAGCTGTTCGCCGCGTTCTGGGAGAACCACGACCCGACGACGCTGAACCGCCAGGGCAACGACGTGGGGACTCAGTACCGCAGCGCGATCTTCGCCACGACGGATGCGCAGCTCGCGGCCGCCGAGGCCTCGCGCGATCGGTACGCGGCGCTCCTGCGGGACAAGGGCTACGGCGAGGTGACCACGCAGATCGCTCGCGACACGCAGGCGGGCGACGGCGTCTTCTACTACGCGGAGGACTACCACCAGGGCTATCTACACAAGAACCCGGGCGGCTACTGCAACCACGGTTTCTGCCAGGTGGGCTACTCCCCCGCCTGA
- a CDS encoding acetylxylan esterase, with protein sequence MALFDLPQHELESYRPEVREPADFDAFWGETLERTRGHELSVALAPAPITLAGVEIQDVTYPGFGGHPIKAWYARPAGVDGPLPCVVEVNGYGGGRGLPIERTMWAAAGYAYFYMDTRGQGAGWGNGGDTADPVGSTPSTPGFMTRGITDPFDYYYRRVFTDAVRAVESARSLPGVDAERVAFVGGSQGGGIALAVAGLVPDLAGVVADVPFLCHFERSLELTNEFPYGEVVKYLSIFRGERERTLDTLAYFDGVNHAKRATAPTLMSVALMDMVCPPSTGYAAFNWYGDRSAPDVRKEMVVYPYNGHEGGHAHQTTRQLEFVQSLFG encoded by the coding sequence ATGGCACTGTTCGATCTGCCCCAGCACGAGCTCGAGTCGTATCGACCCGAGGTTCGTGAGCCCGCGGACTTTGACGCGTTCTGGGGCGAGACCCTCGAACGGACGCGCGGACACGAGCTGAGCGTCGCGCTCGCACCGGCCCCCATCACGCTGGCGGGTGTCGAGATCCAGGACGTCACGTATCCAGGCTTCGGTGGTCACCCCATCAAGGCCTGGTACGCGCGCCCCGCAGGGGTCGACGGCCCCCTGCCGTGCGTGGTCGAGGTCAACGGCTACGGCGGCGGGCGCGGGCTCCCGATCGAGCGCACCATGTGGGCTGCGGCCGGCTACGCGTACTTCTACATGGACACGCGCGGCCAGGGAGCGGGCTGGGGCAACGGTGGCGACACCGCCGACCCCGTGGGATCGACGCCGTCGACGCCGGGCTTCATGACGCGCGGCATCACCGACCCGTTCGACTACTACTACCGCCGGGTCTTCACCGATGCGGTGCGGGCCGTCGAGTCCGCGAGGAGTCTGCCCGGCGTGGACGCCGAGCGGGTGGCGTTCGTCGGCGGCTCCCAGGGCGGCGGCATCGCTCTCGCGGTCGCGGGACTGGTGCCGGACCTGGCCGGCGTCGTTGCCGACGTGCCGTTCCTGTGCCACTTCGAGCGTTCACTCGAGCTGACGAACGAGTTCCCCTACGGCGAGGTCGTGAAGTATCTGTCGATCTTCCGCGGCGAGCGCGAACGCACGCTCGACACGCTGGCGTACTTCGACGGGGTGAATCACGCGAAGCGCGCGACGGCGCCCACGCTGATGTCCGTCGCGCTGATGGACATGGTGTGCCCGCCGTCCACGGGGTATGCGGCCTTCAACTGGTACGGCGACCGCTCCGCACCGGACGTGCGCAAGGAGATGGTCGTGTACCCGTACAACGGGCACGAGGGCGGCCATGCGCACCAGACCACGCGCCAGCTGGAGTTCGTGCAGTCGCTGTTCGGCTGA
- a CDS encoding Bax inhibitor-1/YccA family protein — MASPAFSSNSAFKPGATYTQNGQPVSAEDLQHQFDQPSAGPIDTGRMSYEGVITKTAGMVVLAGLLAIPGYMFPNLALTIGAALIGFVLSLVLIFKKVTPPALAIAYAAVEGYFLGGITTFIETSQNVPGAGLQALIATACTFAVCLWLYHSGRVRYTPKLQKFLMIGGISYIAFSLVNVGMMIFGGTDSAWGLRTDVEIFGIPLGVLIGAFAVILACVSLIGDFDFVENGVKNGLPAHYDWKAAFGIVLTLVWLYIEFLRIIAILQGRD; from the coding sequence GTGGCCAGCCCCGCCTTCAGCTCCAACAGCGCTTTCAAGCCTGGAGCCACGTACACCCAGAACGGCCAGCCCGTCTCTGCCGAGGACCTGCAGCACCAGTTCGACCAGCCGTCCGCCGGCCCGATCGACACCGGCCGCATGAGCTACGAAGGCGTGATCACCAAGACCGCGGGCATGGTCGTGCTCGCGGGCCTGCTCGCGATCCCCGGCTACATGTTCCCGAACCTCGCCCTGACCATCGGCGCGGCGCTCATCGGCTTCGTCCTCAGCCTCGTGCTCATCTTCAAGAAGGTGACGCCCCCCGCGCTCGCGATCGCCTATGCGGCGGTCGAAGGCTACTTCCTGGGCGGCATCACGACCTTCATCGAGACCTCACAGAATGTGCCGGGCGCCGGCCTGCAGGCCCTCATCGCGACGGCCTGCACGTTCGCCGTGTGCCTGTGGCTCTACCACTCCGGCCGCGTGCGCTACACGCCCAAGCTGCAGAAGTTCCTGATGATCGGCGGCATCTCGTACATCGCATTCTCGCTGGTGAACGTGGGAATGATGATCTTCGGCGGCACGGACTCCGCATGGGGCCTGCGCACCGACGTCGAGATCTTCGGCATCCCGCTCGGCGTGCTGATCGGCGCCTTCGCGGTGATCCTGGCCTGCGTCTCGCTCATCGGTGACTTCGACTTCGTCGAGAACGGCGTCAAGAACGGCCTCCCCGCGCACTACGACTGGAAAGCCGCCTTCGGCATCGTCCTGACGCTGGTGTGGCTGTACATCGAGTTCCTGCGCATCATCGCGATCCTGCAGGGCCGCGACTAG
- a CDS encoding Ppx/GppA phosphatase family protein translates to MPRVAAIDCGTNSIRLLIADVDLDSGTLTDVVRRMLVVRLGQGVDRTGEFAPEALERTLAATDEYAAQCREHGVEAIRFVATSATRDARNRDEFIDGVRERLGVAPEVISGTEEAELSFRGALSTLDASRPGPYLVVDLGGGSTELVLGDLVPEAAHSMDVGCVRMTERHLDSDPPTVAQVAAAQQDVRAALDAAMTEVPLGGTRTLVGLAGTITTVTANALGLPEYSREAINGAELSIDDAARSCEELLAASHAERTAMPFMHPGRVDVIGAGALVWREVMLRVRAEVSAHGGTLDTTVTSEHDILDGIAFSAAERL, encoded by the coding sequence ATGCCACGCGTTGCCGCCATCGACTGCGGAACCAACTCGATCCGCCTGCTCATCGCCGACGTGGACCTCGACTCGGGGACGCTCACCGACGTGGTGCGTCGCATGCTCGTGGTGCGACTCGGCCAAGGGGTCGACCGGACGGGAGAGTTCGCCCCTGAGGCACTCGAGCGCACCCTCGCCGCGACGGACGAGTACGCGGCGCAATGCCGCGAGCACGGTGTCGAGGCGATTCGTTTCGTGGCGACCTCTGCGACCCGCGACGCGCGCAACCGTGATGAGTTCATCGACGGCGTGCGCGAGCGACTGGGCGTGGCACCCGAGGTGATCTCAGGCACCGAGGAGGCGGAGCTGTCGTTCCGCGGGGCGCTGAGCACACTCGACGCCTCCCGGCCCGGACCGTACCTCGTGGTGGACCTGGGCGGGGGGTCGACCGAACTCGTCTTGGGCGACCTGGTGCCCGAGGCCGCACACTCGATGGACGTGGGCTGCGTCCGCATGACGGAACGCCACCTCGACTCGGATCCGCCCACCGTCGCGCAGGTCGCGGCGGCGCAGCAGGACGTGAGGGCCGCGCTGGACGCCGCGATGACCGAGGTGCCCCTGGGTGGCACACGCACCCTCGTGGGCCTCGCCGGCACCATCACCACCGTCACGGCGAATGCCCTCGGTCTGCCCGAGTACTCGCGCGAGGCCATCAATGGCGCCGAGCTCTCGATCGACGATGCGGCCCGCTCGTGCGAGGAGCTGCTCGCGGCGAGCCACGCCGAGCGGACCGCGATGCCCTTCATGCACCCGGGGCGCGTGGACGTCATCGGTGCAGGCGCGCTCGTGTGGCGGGAGGTCATGCTGCGGGTGCGGGCCGAGGTGTCCGCGCACGGCGGCACGCTCGACACGACCGTCACCAGCGAGCACGACATCCTCGACGGGATTGCGTTCTCTGCCGCCGAACGGCTCTAG
- a CDS encoding DUF501 domain-containing protein, with amino-acid sequence MTDTPATETDLTVLASQLGREPRGVVAIAARCVCGNPTVVHTAPRLPDGTPFPTQYYLTHPEAVAAVSTLEARGVMRELTDRLAEEPALALHYREAHESYLAERVELEDVPEIRGISAGGMPDRVKCLHVLVGHALAAGPGVNPLGDEALAMIRGHWRPDRCTCPATEADPEKPLSVDPDAYSQES; translated from the coding sequence GTGACTGACACCCCCGCCACCGAGACCGACCTGACCGTTCTCGCTTCACAGTTGGGGCGCGAGCCGCGCGGAGTGGTCGCGATCGCCGCGCGATGCGTGTGCGGCAACCCGACCGTGGTGCACACCGCGCCGCGACTGCCGGACGGCACCCCGTTCCCCACGCAGTACTACCTCACCCATCCCGAGGCGGTTGCCGCCGTGTCGACGCTGGAGGCTCGTGGCGTGATGCGCGAGCTGACCGACCGGCTGGCCGAGGAGCCCGCGCTCGCCCTGCACTACCGCGAGGCGCACGAGTCGTACCTCGCGGAGCGAGTGGAGCTTGAGGATGTGCCCGAGATCCGCGGCATCTCCGCCGGGGGGATGCCCGACCGCGTCAAGTGCCTGCACGTGCTCGTGGGCCACGCGCTGGCGGCCGGTCCCGGCGTGAACCCCCTCGGCGACGAGGCACTCGCGATGATCCGCGGCCATTGGCGCCCGGACCGCTGCACGTGCCCGGCGACCGAAGCCGACCCTGAGAAGCCACTGTCCGTCGACCCCGATGCCTACTCCCAGGAGAGCTGA
- a CDS encoding FtsB family cell division protein, translated as MLTWRTAVILLVVALAIAVVAPTVRAYMDQQANLSELRVEAEAARAEVDALNAEVARWDDPAFIVAQARERLAYVFPGETPYRVIDAESVDGPAEGSPAAERAPEVAAGAPWYDKLWDSFEVAGGEDPTADAGAGGGADGAGETGQPDDATDEEPAESEQLTDVDFGG; from the coding sequence ATGCTGACGTGGCGCACGGCGGTGATCCTGCTCGTGGTCGCTCTGGCGATCGCAGTGGTGGCGCCGACCGTGCGTGCCTACATGGACCAGCAGGCGAACCTCTCCGAGCTCCGGGTCGAGGCCGAGGCGGCCCGAGCCGAGGTGGATGCCCTGAACGCCGAGGTCGCCAGATGGGACGACCCGGCCTTCATCGTCGCTCAGGCGCGCGAGCGGCTGGCCTACGTGTTCCCGGGCGAGACTCCGTACCGCGTCATCGACGCCGAGTCCGTCGACGGTCCGGCGGAGGGCTCGCCTGCGGCCGAGCGCGCGCCGGAGGTGGCCGCCGGGGCGCCCTGGTACGACAAGCTCTGGGACTCGTTCGAGGTCGCCGGGGGCGAGGACCCCACGGCCGATGCGGGCGCAGGGGGCGGCGCGGATGGTGCGGGCGAGACCGGCCAGCCGGACGACGCCACCGACGAGGAGCCCGCCGAATCGGAGCAGCTCACGGACGTAGACTTCGGAGGGTGA
- the eno gene encoding phosphopyruvate hydratase: MATIEAIGAREILDSRGNPTVEVEVALEDGTFSRAAVPSGASTGAFEAVERRDGDKNRYLGKGVEQAVDAVIDEIAPEIVGLDATEQRIVDQTMLDLDGTDNKGKLGANAILGVSLAVAKAAADSADLALFRYIGGPNAHLLPVPMMNILNGGSHADSNVDIQEFMIAPVGAPTFREAYRYGAEVYHALKSVLKERGLATGLGDEGGFAPNLASNREALDLILVAIEKAGLRPGDDVALALDVAATEFYEEGHYNWEGGQKSPDEMADFYEQLVADYPLVSIEDPLDEDDWSGWTGLTARIGDKVQIVGDDLFVTNPTRLKRGIDERSANALLVKLNQIGTLTETIDAVSMATRAGFTSMVSHRSGETEDVSIADLSVALNTGQIKTGAPARGERIAKYNQLMRIEEELDDAAAYAGTSAFPRRYSA; the protein is encoded by the coding sequence ATGGCCACCATTGAGGCTATTGGCGCCCGCGAGATTCTTGACTCGCGCGGCAACCCCACCGTCGAGGTCGAGGTCGCGCTGGAGGACGGGACGTTCTCGCGTGCCGCAGTGCCCTCGGGCGCCTCCACCGGTGCATTCGAGGCCGTCGAGCGTCGCGACGGCGACAAGAACCGCTACCTGGGCAAGGGCGTCGAGCAGGCCGTGGACGCGGTCATCGACGAGATCGCGCCGGAGATCGTGGGCCTTGACGCCACCGAGCAGCGCATCGTGGACCAGACCATGCTCGACCTGGATGGCACCGACAACAAGGGCAAGCTCGGCGCGAACGCGATCCTGGGCGTCTCGCTCGCGGTCGCCAAGGCCGCAGCCGACTCGGCAGACCTGGCGCTGTTCCGCTACATCGGCGGCCCCAACGCGCACCTGCTGCCCGTCCCCATGATGAACATCCTGAACGGCGGCTCGCACGCTGACTCGAACGTCGACATCCAGGAGTTCATGATTGCTCCCGTCGGCGCCCCGACCTTCCGTGAGGCCTACCGCTACGGCGCCGAGGTCTACCACGCCCTCAAGTCCGTGCTCAAGGAGCGCGGTCTCGCCACCGGGCTGGGCGACGAGGGCGGCTTCGCGCCGAACCTCGCGTCCAACCGTGAGGCGCTCGACCTCATCCTGGTCGCGATCGAGAAGGCTGGACTGCGACCCGGTGACGACGTCGCGCTCGCGCTCGACGTGGCCGCCACCGAGTTCTACGAGGAGGGCCACTACAACTGGGAGGGCGGACAGAAGTCCCCCGACGAGATGGCCGACTTCTACGAGCAGCTCGTCGCGGACTACCCGCTGGTGTCCATCGAGGACCCGCTGGACGAGGACGACTGGTCGGGCTGGACGGGCCTCACCGCCCGCATCGGCGACAAGGTGCAGATCGTGGGAGACGACCTGTTCGTCACCAACCCCACGCGTCTCAAGCGCGGCATCGACGAGCGCTCGGCCAACGCGCTGCTCGTGAAGCTGAACCAGATCGGCACCCTGACCGAGACCATCGACGCCGTGTCGATGGCGACCCGTGCGGGCTTCACCTCGATGGTGTCGCACCGCTCCGGCGAGACCGAGGACGTGTCGATCGCTGACCTCTCGGTCGCACTGAACACCGGACAGATCAAGACGGGCGCTCCCGCCCGCGGCGAGCGCATCGCCAAGTACAACCAGCTGATGCGCATCGAAGAGGAGCTGGACGACGCCGCTGCGTACGCCGGCACCTCGGCGTTCCCGCGCCGCTACTCGGCGTAA
- a CDS encoding MazG family protein, with product MTSATEGEGLARLVTVMDRLRSPGGCPWDAEQTHLSLAPYALEEVHELLEAIETGSRADLREELGDVLLQVVFHARVAADHPDDPFDIDDVATAVADKLVERHPHVFAGADATTAEQVNASWERIKKESKGRESVMDGIPAAQPALARAQKVISRASRASLDVRDPAGVGIGPQLLALVARAHAEGVDAEAELRQATRDYEASAREAERASAATERSST from the coding sequence GTGACGTCCGCCACCGAGGGTGAGGGGCTCGCCCGACTCGTCACGGTGATGGACCGTCTGCGTTCGCCGGGCGGGTGCCCGTGGGACGCCGAACAGACTCACCTGTCGCTCGCGCCGTACGCGCTCGAAGAGGTGCACGAGCTCCTCGAGGCGATCGAGACCGGCAGCCGCGCGGACCTGCGCGAAGAGCTGGGCGATGTGCTGCTGCAGGTCGTCTTCCACGCGCGAGTCGCCGCCGACCACCCGGACGATCCGTTCGACATCGACGACGTCGCGACCGCCGTCGCGGACAAGCTGGTCGAGCGTCACCCCCACGTCTTCGCGGGGGCCGATGCGACCACGGCTGAGCAGGTCAACGCCAGCTGGGAGCGCATCAAGAAGGAGTCGAAGGGCCGCGAGTCGGTCATGGATGGCATCCCCGCCGCTCAGCCCGCCCTCGCGCGCGCCCAGAAGGTCATCTCCCGCGCCTCCCGCGCGAGCTTGGACGTCCGTGATCCGGCCGGTGTGGGCATCGGCCCTCAGCTGCTGGCGCTGGTCGCACGCGCCCACGCCGAGGGCGTGGATGCCGAGGCCGAGCTGAGGCAGGCGACCCGCGACTACGAGGCGTCTGCGCGCGAGGCTGAGCGCGCATCGGCCGCCACCGAACGTTCATCGACCTAG